In one window of Microbacterium natoriense DNA:
- a CDS encoding GNAT family N-acetyltransferase produces the protein MRTIRDLDTVELILDAQALLDSIRGPERVVDAGTLRALQQSGNYVVGLFDGEDGEERMVGASIAFFGEPGRRAMHSHITALRPEYRGRGWGRELKEHQRQWAFSREVGRISWTFDPLVARNAHFFLTVLGARVTGYAVNQYGIFGGGDAGDESDRLDVEWALADIAKPPASDAVVDTLAIPTDVESLRETDADAAHEWRLRLRSEMEDRLGRGLRIAGFDVERGYLFTP, from the coding sequence GTGCGCACCATCCGCGATCTCGACACCGTAGAACTCATCCTCGACGCCCAGGCTCTGCTGGACTCCATCCGCGGCCCCGAACGGGTCGTCGACGCCGGCACGCTCCGCGCCTTGCAGCAATCGGGCAACTACGTGGTCGGCCTGTTCGACGGCGAGGACGGTGAGGAGCGAATGGTGGGCGCGTCGATCGCCTTCTTCGGCGAGCCGGGGCGGCGCGCGATGCACTCGCACATCACGGCCCTGCGTCCCGAGTACCGCGGTCGCGGCTGGGGGCGCGAACTCAAGGAGCACCAGCGGCAGTGGGCGTTCTCGCGCGAGGTCGGCCGCATCAGCTGGACGTTCGACCCGCTCGTCGCGCGCAACGCGCACTTCTTCCTCACCGTGCTCGGCGCCAGGGTGACGGGTTACGCGGTCAACCAATACGGCATCTTCGGCGGAGGGGATGCGGGTGACGAGAGCGACCGCCTCGACGTCGAGTGGGCGCTCGCCGACATCGCGAAGCCCCCGGCATCCGATGCCGTGGTCGACACCCTCGCCATTCCCACGGATGTGGAGTCGCTGCGGGAGACCGATGCGGATGCCGCGCACGAGTGGCGTCTGCGTCTGCGCTCCGAGATGGAGGACCGGCTCGGCCGGGGCCTGCGCATCGCGGGCTTCGACGTCGAGCGCGGCTACCTCTTCACGCCCTGA
- a CDS encoding VOC family protein, which produces MQQRVSFITLAVSDLARSRAFYVEGLGWEPVFSGDDVLMFPVADRVILSLWSIEGFTAELGEAPASGVAPITLAHNLATPAEVDDVLAEAALLGAPVSPGVQREWGGYSGYFTDPDGFRWEIAVNPGETGEFVLPS; this is translated from the coding sequence ATGCAGCAACGTGTCAGCTTCATCACCCTCGCCGTCTCCGACCTCGCTCGCAGCCGCGCCTTCTACGTCGAGGGCCTCGGCTGGGAGCCCGTGTTCTCCGGCGACGACGTGCTCATGTTCCCCGTCGCGGATCGGGTGATCCTGTCGCTGTGGTCGATCGAGGGCTTCACGGCCGAGCTCGGCGAGGCACCGGCATCCGGTGTCGCACCGATCACCCTCGCGCACAATCTCGCCACCCCCGCCGAGGTCGACGATGTGCTCGCCGAGGCCGCTCTGCTCGGGGCCCCGGTCAGTCCTGGTGTGCAGCGGGAGTGGGGCGGGTACTCGGGGTACTTCACCGACCCCGACGGCTTCCGCTGGGAGATCGCGGTCAACCCCGGCGAGACGGGCGAGTTCGTCCTGCCATCGTGA